The genomic region ATTTATGCTAACCTAGGCTAACTACAGACTCAAGTTTTATAAGAAATCATAtagatgtaaaataaagtaagtATTGCGTGTGCACCAAAGTGTTGAACTATTATTGCAGTAAAAACACTGCTAATTAATTTAAAGATGAACTCAGGATGGAAAAAAGTTAGAAAGACAAGTGAGTGTAGCACTTTTACTTGAGCTCCAATCTGAATGAGTGGTAACAAACAGGTTTTGCAAAAGGTTTTCATGtttattgatttcttttataatgcacaaacacatttacaatcaGCATTAAAAGTACCATCCCTTTAAGAATAAGATATTTTTGACACTGTACATCATTGAAAAACCTCAAATCTGCCATCAGCATTTATTGGGCATATTTTCATTTCTGACAGGACActataaacatttacattttttaaatatttctcttgatCCATCTAAAGTCAGGATCACCTCACCATGCACTCACCACTTCATTCCAAAATTCTCAAGCACCCTCACATACAATCTCTTCATACAAACTGACTTTCCTTTACCTTCGCAACATTTAATAACTTAATTTCAAAGCAGTTTAGAGTTCTAATTACTGCTAGTCCCAGTGCAGCATCCAATCATCCAGGCTCTCCATGTGACCTGTGAAAAAAGTATTTACACTTATACATAACGTCACTCTCTAAACGACAAATTTCAggcaaaaaaaaggaaaagaagttCATGCCTATTTGAAAATTGCatgattttatttgtcagtttgaaCAAATTATCATTCAGAATCCCTAACCCTGTCAGCAGAACCAGTGAGTTGGAGAAGACCAGAGAGTTTACTGGCTgtctttgaaaatgtaaataaaaatgtaaatttggtAGTTAGTTTACTGGAAGTGAGTGACCATCCATCAACATCACAGTCACTctatttaaaactttttaaaaagtttcaaaGTATAATTCAAGGCTCTATTCATCTATCACTTACTTATACTAGTACCTAGCcatacattttgtttgtctggGTGTTAAAATGGCTCTTTGCAGGGGTcatatggtaaaaaaaaaaaatgcatgcaaACTGCATGTCATATTCAGAATTAACCCTGTCTCCTGGTGGGAGGGATGTGCAGGGCTAACAAACCATGCACCTGAGTTTGAGTCCACGCTCCTTTGTGTAATTGCTGTCTTAAGCAGGCAATTAAAATGGCTGTGTTTGAGAAATATctttcctttgcacttaaatcttaaaaaattaaaataaaatctgtcccATCTAACACTTGCATCTCATAGCAATAAAACTTTTCTGCTCACTTTAAGCTCACTTCTGCTCACAtgatttttctttataaaaatgtacaggcacatttCAGGGACTGCAGGGACCAGTTTTTTAAGCCACTAAAGGTCATAATTTGGGcactttaacaataaaaaaaaaatggcaaagTAGTTTATTGTGTGAGTGGCTGATGGTCCCTCCATTACGTGCAGCAGTAATGTGGAGTGAAGATGTGCTGCAGAATCCAATTTCCCGACACAATGATTTATCTTCATATAGTGAGCAtactgaaaataacaaattagATTATTATgaagaatgtttttgtttttctgccataTGACCCCCATAATGTTTCTTCAAAAAAAGTTTCCAGAATTATGACAAAAAAAGATCAAAGATGGACTGACCAGCAGATCCACAGTCTGTGAACTATTatgtacaaaataataacaaGTCACTGTTAGTATATATTTCAGTCATATACAACACTAACgatgtctacactgtatttctgtctttctgtttctttcatcaatttgatttgatttattttaattgacaGGAGCAACAATATTTCTTAGTGATCTTACTCTTTTGAACAGTAGCATTATAACATGCAGTGGTAAATACTGATATTAAGCATTTTAAAGAAATCAGCATGACACTGCATAAACTGCAACACATAAGACAAGGTACGGTTAACATAATTGGTATAGCTACGTAGTTTTACAGTGTagtctttgtttaaaatattatgtaATAACTTTGTGTAAATTGAAATCACGGTTGTGATTATTTCTTTCATCAATCATAAATACTATCATCTGTTGGAGCTCAGATAGCAGGTAGCCTTAGTGGTTTCTCCACAGGTACTTTAACATCTAAAagtaaattacaaaacaaattataataaaatcatatatTACAACTGACTTGCTTAAAATCAGTGTAGAATCAGAatcagtgtaggttagggtaAGATTAGTGTGGGAGAAATGTCAGTTATATTTAAGCTGTTTCTAAAATCTGAAGATGAAATATATACTTTACACACCTTCCACAAAGTAGAGCAGGTAAAACAGGATGTAAATATAAGTTCTGAtataaaacctaaaaacaatATCATGCCCAGCCAATAAAAAACATAGCACAATGAAGAGACTGAAAACCAGAGCAGTCCAGCATCCACTCAGAGTTCAGCCCTGTGGGGAACCAAGAAAGCACAGTTGAACAATAGTTTAAACATTAACAGCTGAAACTCTTACACCTAAAGAGTCACATTTTCCCTTCTGCTGTTTAAAGCTCACTCAGACGGACAGGTAAAAGTAATATACCATAGCAGTACTACACTGAGATGAGTCTCATTATCATCATGATCACCCTGACGACCATTATTAACATCTAAATATCTAATTGTAGAGTTACCCTGACAGGTGTAATCTTCAGTGGCTTTGGATTTAAAGTGTTAATGTAGGGATACAGCCTCTCAGTGAAAGTCTGGGAGAAagtgtacatgtttgtgtttgtatgtgggTCAGAGAATGACAGTTTTCCTCTGTTCCAGTCCAGATGCACTCGGATCCTCTGGATCGGGGACCTCACAGACAAAATTCTGTCTGTATACGATGAAGCACATGCTCTGTATTTACCATCTTGGAACCATATTTCCCAGTATCCAGGCACAATCTTTCCCTGACTCTGGATAGATTCTCCTATCACACCCACCGCCCAGTTTGCATCATTTCTAACTTCAACCTCCCAGGTATGAGTCCCTGAGTTAAAGCCTGTACATCCAAGGACAGTATTGTAGTCTTCAAATCTTTCGGGGTTTCTCGGAagctgtctttctgtttctggtgTTGTATATCTCACACCAGTCAGACTGTCAGTCAGGATAAGGTTTGAATTAGCAGTGTTAGGATCCAGAATCACAGGACTGTAGGAGACCGTGTCCTTCATCTTGTTCCAAATGTTAAAAGCAAGGTTGCCCACATGTTTTGCCATGTCTATCAAAGCTCCCGAGCCCAGCTGCGGGTCATCGAGCATGGGGCGCTGCTGGACTCTTACCATTGCAGCCttgtatttctgcagaaatgacACGTCCTCAGTTTTGAGTtccttctctgtagctctgattGTTTCTGACAGAGCTGCTATGTCTTTACTCAGAGCcttgattttcttcttcatcacctgactcttcttcttctcttccctcctcAGTGCGGTGATcctggcttcttcttctttttgtaaaaACTCCTGAAGCTTCTTAAACTCATCCTTaatctgcctctctgtgtgttgaGCCTGGACCTTGATGTGTTCTGCTGCTTGATCCCAGTTAACCTTAACTTTATGAAATTGCTCCAGTGTCTCCTGTAATGGTGTTAGCGATTTCCTGAGACTTTCCCTGTTGTCCTGTGCAGCTTCATCAATGGATCTGAatctgtggtttgtgtgtgtttttgaatctCGACAGATGAGACACACCGGCTGCTGGTGGTTCACACAGAAGAGCATTAGTTTTTCAGAGTGCAAACTGCAGAGAGCCTCAGACTGGACCGAAGCTCTCTCTTGTATAGACTGTTCCTGTAGAAAGGCTTCACACTGTTTTTTCAGAGCCAAGTTGAATTGTGGGTCACTTTTTGGAGATCGTCTTTTACAAACTGGACAGTTATGAATCGGTTGTTCTGCCCAGCAGGCCTGCAGACAGTCTTTGCAGAAGCTGTGGCTGCATGACAGCACAACAGGATTTTCAAAAATGTCCAAACAGACCAGACAAGTATAATCTTCCTTTGATGAACAAAAAGCCATGTCCTCCcgtacaaacaaacacaccaggcAGGCAGTGCATAAACAAGGAAATAATTGTTGTCAGCAAAGAGTCACGTTCACTATCACAGAatctcctttaaaaaaaagtatattcaGTCATCACCAAGCTCAAGCAGCAGTAGACCAGTATTCCCAGTTGTCCCAGTATTCCTTACTGTATTCAAGTGGAAGTGGTGAGTGTGAATCCTATGATCCTTTTCTCAGTATCTGTCTTGCTcctcagaaacaaacaaacaaaaatttcCTGGTTTCTCTCCTGACAGTCAGTAAAGGGAGGAGTCTTGTCAGGAAATTTATTAATTctaccaaaaaagaaaaaaactttccaTTCTGTCTGtttaaagctgaaaacacacCGGGTGTATGGTTCAAACAGGGAAATACTGGACTCAACATCacaatgacctttgacctaaaCTACCAAATGTCATTTGTCCCTACCCTCTGCTACAAAACAGCCAAGAGCGCTTTACAACATACAACATCGCAAATACAGAGATGTGCTTCAGTTCTCACATAAAGACATACAGGTTACAACAGACACGTGGACGAGATTAAAATGTCTTGGTTTGGCCCAGTGTTGCCTCAGCCTGCTCCGTCCAGGAGTTTGTGCACCTACATGCTACATGAACATGTCTTGTTCAGTAACATCAACATTAATATGCCTCTCTTGGtcattttctgcctcttttactcaagtatacagtattttacaggGGTTTTCCATCTGTTCCATATAATTTCAAATGGCCAACGTCCATTGAAAGGCATCAGACTCCAGACTATCTGTTTACTTTATAAACATAACTGAGCCCTCCAGAATGTGGCTGCCATTCTAAGATGAGAAGGGGAACTCCAAATGTTCGGGCGAGTGCAGCTGAGGCTATCTGCTGCTATGTTGCACgctgtgtttatgtaaatgCTGATCAGAGGCCATGTGAACCTGgcttctcactctctctgtctttaaatGACTGCTCCTATAAAAAGCCGACTGACCCCGCTGCGACTCCAAGCTGCCAGGCAGCGTCTTGACATCTTGCAGCAGCTGAAACTTTGCGTGTATACACATAACAAACGCCTGCCATCGCCTGACCTTTCACACCTGTGCACACCATGCCACATTCAACACCTATCCCATGAAAAATATTATATCAGTTTAATCCTCTGTGTATCAGCTGTGATATCATATTTCACACACCAGCTTGTGAGTGCAAGAGGCTGCTGAGGTGCTCAGCTGCAACCTTTACAATCACATCGTGTCTCTTCCTTTTTATGCAAGTTGAATCCTGATTGGTTTCATTGGTCAAGTCCTCGTCCACAAACTGCAGCGGGTGCTGGAGGGTGCTCCACTAATCCACTCCTAAtacaagtttatttatttcattttagaaTTCAACTTTCCTCAGTAACATTGATTTCCCTATCCTGTTTTCAGTTAGGACACAGTGCAAAACTTTGATATAAACAGACAATCACAGATGAAATGAATCTGTTTCAAAGTGCACTGAATGTATTATTGAGTTTGGTTAATATAAAGCCTTCCACATTCATTAatatacttatttattttattgtgttatattgctttttatttgcatcctttaaaatcattttgttatttatttattctattttcatttcaattgtAGGTCACATTACCAATAAGTTTTGCCATGATGAAGTTTTTTCAGACTGGGGAAAAATTTAGTTTGAGTTTGGAAAAAgagctttttaaaatcaaaactactgttttgttttgttttttttacctgagcATATGCAGGAAAAGAGTCTTAGAAGGTTTTCAATGGAGCTGCCAGATGCTGCACAACTCTGCCTGTGCTAAAGGTTCTTCATTTATCACATACCAAATACCTACCTCCATCTGACACTAGTATGGGTGGCACCAGGGGGTCCAATCAGATTTGTGGCAGGTGTCACCCCTGACCACACCTCTGATCCGATGCATTGAGGccatattatattattgtgttCATATGTTGTGTTGATAGAACAGAACTTGGTTCTAGATATAACCTCACTGTGTGTGATTGGATGTGGAGCTTGTGATATGAGTTGTCTAAGTCATCTGTGATGTTTTCCATTGACACCCTAATGTAGAATATTATAGGACACATTAAACCAAATATACTTTTACCTAGAacatataaatactgtatatttatcatGTTATTCTAATACTACCAATTCTGGCACCATGTGATACAAGGCATCATCATGATTAAAACCACCTGTATGTAAACCTAATGCACCAGTTGAACAGTCAGAGCGACTCACCTGTCCACTTCATCTGTGCTCCACCACAAAGCTCATGGTGGTCCCATCAAACGAGGGAGGGGCAATGATCCGGGGCCCCTGCTGCGAAGTGATGCTGATGACAGGCTGCTTGACACTGGAGAAGCCCTGTGGCAGCCTGTTGGGGGCAGCCTGCTGTTGAGCCCTGGAGGCTGCCTGCTGAGACTTTCCAGTAGCCATGTAAAAAGGGCTCTCCATGTACATGCCCTCAGTGTGCTGAGCGGACGCTTTCTCCCCACTCTC from Anabas testudineus chromosome 18, fAnaTes1.2, whole genome shotgun sequence harbors:
- the LOC113157735 gene encoding tripartite motif-containing protein 35-like, whose product is MAFCSSKEDYTCLVCLDIFENPVVLSCSHSFCKDCLQACWAEQPIHNCPVCKRRSPKSDPQFNLALKKQCEAFLQEQSIQERASVQSEALCSLHSEKLMLFCVNHQQPVCLICRDSKTHTNHRFRSIDEAAQDNRESLRKSLTPLQETLEQFHKVKVNWDQAAEHIKVQAQHTERQIKDEFKKLQEFLQKEEEARITALRREEKKKSQVMKKKIKALSKDIAALSETIRATEKELKTEDVSFLQKYKAAMVRVQQRPMLDDPQLGSGALIDMAKHVGNLAFNIWNKMKDTVSYSPVILDPNTANSNLILTDSLTGVRYTTPETERQLPRNPERFEDYNTVLGCTGFNSGTHTWEVEVRNDANWAVGVIGESIQSQGKIVPGYWEIWFQDGKYRACASSYTDRILSVRSPIQRIRVHLDWNRGKLSFSDPHTNTNMYTFSQTFTERLYPYINTLNPKPLKITPVRVTLQLDI